tCTTTTCATGACCGTATTCACATCATTTGTGAGATATGATCAAAATCTGCGTTTTCATCCTATTCTAACATTTAAaacctcacttaggcatttcaacgaacacctaacgggtcagatttttcTACAATCATTAATAAGTTCATGACCTGCCATTTAACATCTAATTTCACTTTAATTAAGCAAATTGTACACACTTAAACATTCAAATTACTGAATTTCCTCATACAATTCAGTTTTTCACTAGATTAGGAAATtcataatcctagtgtttgtCTAGTCTTTACAATATCAtaaatcacctacaatggtgattataatTTCTTCAAATATCATGCAATGATTTTCACTAATAATCATCTAGGGTTCGACCCTAAACATCATATTACTTCAAGACTTGTTCATGCATAACATATCTAGgctcaatttcagtttttcatcAATACCCTAGAATCCATGGTGAatcaaaacatcaaatttttacataccttttgatccttatgacgaggtgatcactaatttgtgttTAGATTTGAACTTGATTTAGGCTTCAATTTGCAGATTTTAGAGTGAAGCTAGGGTTTGAGGAACACTCTGGTCGCCCCCTTCCCTCTTGTTCGACCAGACACACCCAACAATGGTGTGTTTGGTGAATTTTTGTTACTAATCAGCTTTTAGTTTTCAATCTTTGGCAAATTTAGTCCCTTAACTATGATTTCCCttaagtttaagtgttttaaccatatcgTGGATTATTTCAAGACTTgaacttaactaggttaagtttctagttggtaaattcttgtttgttaattctttaaaattttaatgtaatggtttatattttcggggtgttagaAATATATAAACCAAAATAAATCATAACTAATGATCACAATGGatagagttaactgtcattttcatcCCTATGGTTTGGTGGAAAATGCCACTTCTGTCCAAAAAAAAATATGTGTCAGTTTTGTTCTCAACATTTTTGAAACGTGCCACTTCAGCCCAAAAAGATAACACATTGCGCCAGTTCCATCCTCAACGTTTTTAACGGCACGTCGTCCTTTTGGACTGAAGTGACACGTTTTAAAAATGTTGAGGACGGAAGTGgcgaaaaaaaaaaagtttggactgaagtggcattttccaccaaaccacaggaacgaaaatgacagttaactccgatggatattttttttttgtttttagtttAGCGACGTGATCATATGTTCTGTTATCAACTTTATTGTGATAAATTTGTTATCCGTAAATTGTCCCTATAAATAAATAGCCAACATTTAACAAACTCCAGCCAACCCAAACCTAACAACATGGTACACACCACCAATCAACAAACACACTTCATCCTGGTACATGGTGCATGCCATGGATCCTGGTGCTGGTTTAAGCTCAAACCCCTTCTCGAAGCTGCCGGCCACCACGTATCCGCCTTCGATCTCACTGCCTCGGGCACCAATCTCCAAGTAATACAACAAGTTGCTACACTTGCTGATTACACAATGCCATTGTTGGACTTCATTGCCACCCTTCCGCTAGACGAGAAGGTTGTGCTTGTGGGTCATAGCCTCGGCGGCATGAACATCGCCCTCGCCATGGAAAAGTTCCCCCAAAAAGTCTCCGTCGGCGTTTTTCTCACCGCCTTCATGCCTGATACCGATCATAAGCCTTCTTATGTTCTAGACCAGGTTGTTATGTATTTTCTTATCaattgttaaaaaaataataagcTTATTTTATTTGAGATTTCAATAAAATATCACTCCTTTTTGTAGTATAATGAAATCACTCCAGCAGAAGCTTGGTTGGACACAAAGTTCTTGCCGTACGATGCTGATCAACCTGATTCTGAAATGTCTATGTTTTTTGGCCCCAAGTTTTTGTCTTCTAAGCTCTATCAGCTCACCTCCGCTGAGGTCAGTGGCGGAGATTTGAAACGTTGTCTTTTTAGTCCAAATAATTTCAagtgttgtcattttagtccacgactccgtccattttttctgttagctagaagggtaatccgatcattttatatggtcgaattgcccttctagttaacagaattacatataaaatgaccgaaatgcccttctagttaacagaataaagggatggagttaacccagtggactaaaatggcaatgtttGAAACTgtttggactaaaatagcaacgtttcaaacctttggactaaactggcaaaatagctcaaaccacagggaccaaaataacatttaactattttttacttttttcacTAGAGCCGTTTCAAATACATGTATAGATTGAAGTTCCTAAGTAAATTTATCGGTAAAGAGCCGTGATAAACGTTCCatataattattttaaaaaaaactttGGAGTAGTTAGATCCTACACCCTGGAACCCAGGAACAAAAGTATATATTTACATGAATTAATTAACAACCATGCTCTATAAAAATGCAGGATCTTGAATTAGGGAAAACATTGATCAGGCCTTCTTCGTTATTTATGAAAGATCTAAGGAATGCGGAAACATTTACCAAAGGAGGATTTGGTTCTGTAAGACGGGCATATGTCATTTGCGATGAAGATAAGGGTATCAAGAAAGAATTTCAACAATGGATGATTGATAATAATCCGGTCGATGAGGTGAAAGAACTGAAACATGTTGATCATATGCCGATGTTGTGTGACCCAAAGCAACTTAGTGTTTGCCTCCTTGATATAGCTGTTCAATATGCTTAGTTGAATAAGTGTCTAAACCAACTCACACACTCAGTGACCCAAAGTTCTTCTAGCAATATGATGAATTGGCTTTGAATAATGATGATTTCTCAATTAATAGTAATTTGTATCTTTTTAATTTGACAATTAAACATATTTTATGTGTGCTTTCTAAATTTGTTAAATAAAACCAAATGATGTAATCTTTTGATCACTACCTATAGCATGTTTATGTTAAAATCAgccaattttaaaaaaaatatatattatgtcAATGTCATATGTAATcacttaattttgtttttttaaatagaGCATTCACAACGCTGGATAAAAATGAATCTAACGTGAATGTAGTAATGTTGTTAGATCATATGTAGTGGGGCTTCAAGATCAAGCCTCTCCGTTGGGGGTTATGTAACACGTGACATCAAGCCCCTCCCATGAAGATCAAGCCCCTTAACGGCGTTTTCACAACCACGCCAAGACCAAACAACCAAAGATCATGTTGCCAGGGGCGGTGTTTGGGTGTTTTCTGGCGTGAAGTGGCAAAGATCATAATAGCAATGTGTTTTCCACCACACACGGTCTtaatagtaattttaattttaCTAGATATAACTTTCTTTTATATTATAACTAATCCAtttgttttaaataaatattatatcAATGTCATACGTAATCACAAAATTTTGTTATATGGAAGAATCTGTGGACCATGCTCTCGTCTGGTGTTTATCGGCAAGATCCCTTTGGTGAACGGTAGGCGTTTGGCTGGGAACAAGGGATCTACATGAGTGCTCATTAGTGAAAGATATACTTGATGACGTGGGTGCCCAAGGAACCCACTCAGTAAGGCTGTAACAAT
Above is a window of Helianthus annuus cultivar XRQ/B chromosome 14, HanXRQr2.0-SUNRISE, whole genome shotgun sequence DNA encoding:
- the LOC110904722 gene encoding salicylic acid-binding protein 2 isoform X1 translates to MVHTTNQQTHFILVHGACHGSWCWFKLKPLLEAAGHHVSAFDLTASGTNLQVIQQVATLADYTMPLLDFIATLPLDEKVVLVGHSLGGMNIALAMEKFPQKVSVGVFLTAFMPDTDHKPSYVLDQYNEITPAEAWLDTKFLPYDADQPDSEMSMFFGPKFLSSKLYQLTSAEDLELGKTLIRPSSLFMKDLRNAETFTKGGFGSVRRAYVICDEDKGIKKEFQQWMIDNNPVDEVKELKHVDHMPMLCDPKQLSVCLLDIAVQYA
- the LOC110904722 gene encoding salicylic acid-binding protein 2 isoform X2, which produces MVHTTNQQTHFILVHGACHGSWCWFKLKPLLEAAGHHVSAFDLTASGTNLQVIQQVATLADYTMPLLDFIATLPLDEKVVLVGHSLGGMNIALAMEKFPQKVSVGVFLTAFMPDTDHKPSYVLDQDLELGKTLIRPSSLFMKDLRNAETFTKGGFGSVRRAYVICDEDKGIKKEFQQWMIDNNPVDEVKELKHVDHMPMLCDPKQLSVCLLDIAVQYA